A region from the Aegilops tauschii subsp. strangulata cultivar AL8/78 chromosome 5, Aet v6.0, whole genome shotgun sequence genome encodes:
- the LOC109733069 gene encoding uncharacterized protein, whose translation MLDNRWVVPYNPYLLRMFNCHINVEVCSSIKVVKYLYKYIYKGHDRASFSIEQPDTDGNIGEIKRYVDARWVTPPEAMWRIFGFPLCANDPPILQLPLHLPNMHRVAFNEQAHLTDVVASENASKSMLTEYFKANQNHTWATNILYKDFPRRFTWQKGKKYWKERVERYQIGRIVSANPAEGERYYLRVLLNHVAGKTSYVDLLTVDGRLCGSFREAAERLGLIEADNTLDDYLTEAEQWAMPCSLRRLFATILVHCEPDDVCGLWDRHFEPMSDDYRRSHTYPIEVEQIVLLDIRGMLQSMGKDIADFALPCIDDAFDPTEGEAREVIEESNVDFDINDTKLASSLNSEQRAAYDEILVSVERGDGGVFFVDGPGGTGKTFLYRVLLAKVRSKGNIAIATATSGVAASIMPGGRTAHSRFKIPLSCNDGASCTFTKQSGTAKLLRMASLILWDEAEGVLD comes from the coding sequence ATGTTGGACAACAGATGGGTTGTGCCGTATAACCCTTACCTTCTGCGGATGTTCAATTGCCACATCAATGTTGAGGTTTGCTCCAGCATAAAGGTCGTCAAATACCTTTACAAGTACATATACAAGGGCCATGATAGGGCTTCTTTCAGCATCGAGCAGCCCGACACCGATGGTAACATTGGTGAGATCAAAAGATACGTAGACGCGAGGTGGGTTACTCCTCCAGAGGCGATGTGGAGGATATTTGGCTTCCCCTTGTGTGCCAATGACCCGCCTATCCTACAGTTGCCTCTTCATCTCCCGAATATGCACAGGGTGGCATTCAATGAGCAAGCTCACTTGACTGACGTAGTCGCCTCTGAGAATGCTTCCAAATCCATGTTGACAGAGTATTTCAAAGCTAACCAAAACCACACGTGGGCTACGAATATATTGTACAAGGATTTTCCTAGAAGGTTTACATGGCAGAAGGGTAAGAAGTATTGGAAAGAGCGGGTGGAGCGTTATCAGATAGGTCGAATTGTGTCTGCCAATCCTGCCGAGGGAGAGCGATACTATCTGCGTGTGCTGCTAAACCATGTTGCTGGCAAGACATCCTATGTGGACCTGCTCACCGTGGACGGTAGGCTATGCGGGAGCTTTAGAGAGGCTGCCGAAAGGTTGGGACTCATCGAGGCAGATAACACGCTCGACGACTATCTTACCGAGGCAGAGCAGTGGGCGATGCCATGTTCGCTCAGGAGGCTCTTCGCAACAATTTTGGTGCACTGTGAGCCAGACGACGTGTGTGGTTTATGGGATAGGCACTTCGAGCCTATGTCTGATGACTATCGGCGATCACACACGTACCCGATTGAGGTGGAACAGATAGTGTTGCTTGACATTAGGGGTATGTTGCAGTCCATGGGCAAAGACATAGCTGATTTCGCTCTACCATGCATTGACGATGCGTTCGACCCAACCGAGGGCGAGGCCAGAGAAGTGATCGAGGAATCCAACGTCGATTTTGACATCAACGACACTAAATTGGCTTCGTCGCTAAACTCGGAGCAGAGGGCTGCATACGACGAGATACTAGTTTCTGTTGAACGCGGTGATGGGGGTGTGTTCTTTGTTGATGGCCCAGGAGGTACAGGGAAGACCTTCCTGTACAGGGTGCTGCTCGCCAAGGTTCGAAGCAAGGGAAACATCGctatcgctaccgcgacgtcagGCGTCGCCGCTTCTATCATGCCTGGAGGCAGGACTGCCCACTCGAGGTTCAAGATCCCATTGAGCTGCAACGATGGCGCCTCATGCACCTTCACAAAGCAGAGTGGTACCGCCAAGCTATTGAGGATGGCCTCATTGATACTATGGGATgaggctgagggagtcctggactaa